From a region of the Alnus glutinosa chromosome 1, dhAlnGlut1.1, whole genome shotgun sequence genome:
- the LOC133858467 gene encoding NADH dehydrogenase [ubiquinone] flavoprotein 2, mitochondrial, which yields MLARLAANRLLEIRQLFRQPLSSRSFSTALNYHLDSPDNNPDLPWEFSDANKEKAKEIISHYPSNYKQSAVIPLLDLAQQQHGGWLPVSAMNAVAKVIEVAPIRVYEVATFYSMFNRTKVGKYHLLVCGTTPCMIRGSREIEDALLKHLGVKRNEVTKDGLFSVGEMECMGCCVNAPMITVADYSNGSVGYTYNYYEDVTPKRVVEIVEMLRRGEKLPPGTQNPQRVRCGPEGGNTTLLSEPKPPPCRDLDAC from the exons ATGCTGGCTCGCCTCGCCGCTAACCGTCTGCTCGAGATCCGTCAGCTTTTCCGTCAG CCATTATCGTCGCGATCCTTCTCCACTGCTCTCAACTAC CACCTTGATTCGCCGGATAACAATCCGGACCTTCCGTGGGAGTTCTCTGATGCAAACAAAGAGAAG GCAAAGGAAATAATATCTCACTATCCGTCAAACTACAAGCAATCTGCAGTGATTCCTCTGCTAGATCTTGCACAACAGCAGCATGGAGGATGGCTCCCTGTTTCAGCTATGAATGCA GTAGCTAAGGTTATAGAAGTTGCTCCGATCCGTGTATATGAGGTTGCAACATTTTATTCAATGTTCAATCGAACGAAG GTTGGCAAGTACCACCTGTTGGTTTGTGGCACGACACCCTGTATGATACGTGGTTCTCGAGAAATTGAAGATGCTTTACTGAAACACCTTGGAGTGAAGCGCAATG AAGTAACTAAAGATGGTCTGTTCTCTGTTGGAGAAATGGAATGCATG GGATGTTGCGTGAATGCCCCCATGATTACAGTGGCTGATTACTCTAATGGATCCGTTGGATATACTTACAATTACTAT GAAGATGTTACCCCCAAGCGAGTTGTTGAGATTGTTGAAATGTTAAGAAGGGGGGAGAAGCTACCG CCCGGTACACAAAATCCACAGCGCGTTAGATGTGGACCAGAAGGAGGGAATACTACTTTGTTGAGTGAGCCCAAGCCACCTCCATGCCGAGATCTTGATGCCTGCTAA
- the LOC133870735 gene encoding thioredoxin-like protein YLS8, whose product MSYLLPHLHSGWAVDQAILAEEERLVVIRFGHDWDETCMQMDEVLASVAETIKNFAVIYLVDITEVPDFNTMYELYDPSTIMFFFRNKHIMIDLGTGNNNKINWALKDKQEFIDIVETVYRGARKGRGLVIAPKDYSTKYRY is encoded by the exons ATGTCATACCTGCTACCACACCTGCACTCTGGATGGGCCGTAGATCAGGCCATCCTGGCCGAGGAAGAACGACTCGTCGTCATTCGCTTCGGCCACGATTGGGACGAGACCTGCATGCAG ATGGATGAAGTGCTGGCATCTGTTGCTGAGACAATTAAGAACTTTGCTGTTATTTATCTTGTGGACATCACGGAGGTGCCCGATTTTAACACAATGTATGAGCTGTATGACCCATCCACAATCATGTTCTTCTTCAGGAACAAGCACATTATGATTGACCTTGGCACTGGAAATAACAACAAGATTAACTGGGCTCTCAAAGACAAGCAAGAGTTCATTGACATTGTGGAGACGGTCTACCGTGGGGCAAGGAAGGGACGGGGTCTGGTGATTGCTCCAAAGGACTACTCCACCAAGTACCGCTACTAA